Proteins encoded within one genomic window of Methanosarcina barkeri str. Wiesmoor:
- a CDS encoding phosphotransferase → MASLHVNTLNPGDPFRDWLVKEVVGDRLRNKNCSVNVFKYNSSHTVCKYQFKGEHFSVMAKFFAEPTGQLKDYNPYKGMMNEYRNLKKAASVINVARPLAINKNFNCVLVTEHIPGKSLGWCIRHEEKLYERLSAVAHMLRQLHENTKSSYNKENEFRNYHEVLGQLKLDNGTRETFNKLLGEWWYSSLLNREYGCMVHRDVNPSNYIFCKGKPYALDFESSWFEAHPIRDLGILAAELKNEFELHMGGGEKAEPYIGNFLWEYSSDEKDFYYITRTLPFFMSIGLLRSARLHQGCHRNYLIKEAHECLKGINTDKK, encoded by the coding sequence TTGGCATCTCTCCATGTTAATACTTTAAACCCTGGTGATCCTTTTAGGGACTGGCTTGTTAAAGAAGTTGTTGGGGATAGGCTACGGAATAAAAATTGCTCTGTTAATGTTTTTAAATACAATTCCTCCCATACGGTCTGCAAGTACCAATTCAAGGGTGAACATTTTAGCGTTATGGCAAAATTTTTTGCCGAACCTACTGGCCAGTTGAAAGATTATAATCCATATAAAGGTATGATGAATGAGTACCGGAACCTTAAAAAGGCTGCGTCGGTAATAAATGTTGCCCGACCTCTTGCAATTAATAAGAATTTCAACTGCGTCCTTGTAACGGAACATATACCTGGTAAATCTCTGGGCTGGTGTATCCGACATGAAGAAAAGCTATATGAGAGGCTTTCTGCAGTTGCGCATATGCTCCGACAGCTTCATGAAAACACAAAATCTTCCTACAATAAGGAAAATGAATTCAGAAATTATCATGAAGTTCTTGGTCAGCTGAAACTGGACAATGGCACTAGAGAGACTTTCAATAAATTACTTGGAGAGTGGTGGTATAGTTCTCTGCTCAACAGGGAATACGGCTGCATGGTTCACAGGGATGTTAATCCTTCAAATTACATATTTTGCAAAGGTAAACCCTATGCCCTTGATTTTGAAAGCTCCTGGTTCGAGGCGCATCCGATCAGAGATCTTGGAATTCTAGCTGCAGAGCTTAAAAACGAGTTCGAGCTGCATATGGGAGGAGGGGAGAAAGCTGAACCGTATATAGGGAATTTCCTATGGGAATACAGCAGCGATGAAAAAGATTTTTACTATATTACCAGAACTTTGCCTTTTTTCATGAGTATAGGACTCCTCCGCTCAGCAAGGCTTCATCAGGGCTGCCATAGAAACTACCTCATCAAAGAGGCACATGAATGTTTAAAGGGAATTAATACAGATAAAAAATAA
- a CDS encoding HAD family hydrolase: MSENYGPEVSKDEVTFLSHSLAKGEEAFESYPIKGVIFDCYETLIDIHTDEHSLETYKVLSAWLAYQGVKIEPEKLWDTYMFKVRQEMENSREVYPEIKVEEIFAEICRENSIWNIDENSLGVEASRVFRAASMRKLRAFPQSIKLIEHCINIPKCVISNGQRVFSELELRFLGLHDYFDFVIFSSDVGYKKPDLRLFMTALKRMGLELEPKCVVSIGDSNENELAPAKKLGMRTMNIKEAWELFGLKD; the protein is encoded by the coding sequence ATATCGGAGAATTACGGACCTGAAGTAAGCAAGGATGAAGTTACATTTCTTAGTCATTCTCTTGCAAAGGGAGAGGAGGCATTTGAAAGCTATCCTATAAAAGGGGTTATCTTTGACTGCTACGAGACCCTCATTGATATTCATACTGATGAACATAGTCTGGAGACATATAAAGTACTGAGCGCATGGCTTGCCTATCAGGGAGTGAAAATCGAGCCCGAAAAGCTTTGGGATACGTACATGTTTAAGGTCAGGCAGGAAATGGAGAATTCCAGGGAAGTGTATCCAGAGATCAAGGTAGAGGAAATCTTTGCAGAGATTTGCAGGGAAAATTCGATCTGGAATATTGACGAAAACAGCCTGGGAGTAGAAGCCTCAAGGGTCTTTCGGGCAGCTTCTATGCGGAAACTCCGGGCTTTTCCCCAGAGCATCAAACTGATTGAACATTGCATAAATATTCCCAAGTGTGTAATCTCCAATGGGCAAAGAGTTTTTTCCGAACTGGAACTTAGGTTTCTTGGGCTCCACGACTATTTTGACTTTGTTATCTTCTCGTCGGATGTAGGATACAAAAAACCTGACCTCAGACTTTTTATGACTGCGCTCAAAAGGATGGGCCTTGAACTCGAACCCAAATGTGTCGTGTCAATAGGAGACTCTAACGAAAACGAGCTAGCGCCTGCAAAAAAACTGGGAATGCGCACCATGAATATTAAAGAAGCCTGGGAGCTATTCGGATTGAAAGATTGA
- a CDS encoding class I SAM-dependent methyltransferase, whose translation MTSDSLTAPVDWVRFWEDNYDARSKIMFRDYELDDWSERAVDYSESRRTNNYEFGESVYSTLALHGVVSPHSRVLEVGAGPGTFVIPFAKKVDHITAIEPSKGMIRMISQNAVEAGVNNYDIIPKIWQDVNIEDFRERYDLTITSTVIWMFRDIMTQISRMEEVTQGHCCVVGGVGTEQTFEAELWKKIMGNTPRPQYPEYPLIYNLLYTCGRVPYVRFIDYTSIRSPENMLRMYRVFYSIYKEVTPEIEEIIREALYRDSGEGPCIRKYRSAVIWWNPAVRRKELKGIA comes from the coding sequence ATGACTTCCGACTCTCTTACAGCCCCTGTAGATTGGGTTAGATTCTGGGAAGACAACTATGATGCCCGGTCTAAAATTATGTTCAGGGACTATGAGCTCGATGACTGGAGTGAAAGGGCAGTGGATTACTCGGAATCCAGGCGGACAAACAATTACGAGTTCGGAGAGTCAGTATACTCTACACTCGCTCTCCATGGAGTTGTTTCTCCTCACTCAAGAGTTCTTGAAGTTGGTGCAGGCCCGGGAACGTTTGTAATCCCCTTCGCAAAGAAGGTTGATCATATAACTGCTATTGAGCCTTCAAAAGGAATGATCCGTATGATCTCTCAAAATGCTGTGGAAGCCGGAGTGAATAACTATGATATTATCCCAAAAATCTGGCAGGATGTGAATATTGAAGATTTCAGGGAACGGTATGACCTTACTATCACCTCAACCGTCATATGGATGTTTCGTGACATTATGACCCAGATAAGCCGGATGGAAGAGGTAACACAGGGACACTGCTGTGTGGTTGGTGGAGTAGGCACAGAGCAGACATTTGAAGCCGAACTCTGGAAGAAAATCATGGGCAACACACCTCGTCCCCAGTACCCGGAATACCCTTTGATCTATAATCTCCTTTACACATGTGGAAGAGTCCCTTATGTTAGGTTTATTGATTATACAAGTATAAGATCACCTGAGAACATGCTCAGGATGTACAGGGTTTTCTACTCAATCTATAAGGAGGTCACACCTGAGATTGAAGAAATTATTCGAGAGGCATTGTACCGTGACTCAGGAGAAGGGCCGTGTATCAGGAAATACCGCTCCGCTGTGATCTGGTGGAATCCGGCTGTTCGAAGAAAAGAGTTGAAAGGTATTGCCTGA
- a CDS encoding bifunctional 2-polyprenyl-6-hydroxyphenol methylase/3-demethylubiquinol 3-O-methyltransferase UbiG: protein MVTQIDWETAWASGIGEMNRLSTTNYWNQRAEDYSDMVLASDCNHGRNILNLFEKEGLLQKDWHILDIASGPGAITIPFAERVCRVTAVEPAERMAAALMSYAQNRGLSNVEIIPKTWQEVDETAYSKNYDLVICCHALWQFSDILSHIRRMEAVSRGYCCLAHGFEAPSETLKLTEAFGINEGEFDQFITVFNILNDSGMYPNVDVIDYTLNRSVTSAVTSVEKRVEKHRPLDSRDREIIQEYVQNHANEGIYQVSGRMGVLWWKVA from the coding sequence ATGGTTACGCAGATCGATTGGGAGACGGCCTGGGCTTCAGGCATCGGTGAGATGAATAGGCTTTCTACCACTAACTACTGGAATCAAAGGGCAGAGGATTATTCTGATATGGTACTGGCAAGTGACTGTAACCATGGCCGTAATATCCTCAACCTGTTTGAAAAGGAAGGGCTACTGCAGAAGGATTGGCATATTTTAGATATTGCATCAGGCCCAGGTGCAATAACGATCCCATTTGCAGAGAGGGTATGCAGGGTGACCGCTGTCGAGCCTGCGGAAAGGATGGCAGCAGCATTGATGTCATATGCGCAGAACAGAGGGCTTTCCAATGTTGAAATAATCCCAAAGACCTGGCAGGAAGTAGATGAGACAGCTTATTCGAAAAACTATGACCTGGTTATCTGCTGCCATGCACTCTGGCAATTTTCGGACATTCTTTCGCATATCCGACGAATGGAGGCAGTATCCAGAGGGTACTGTTGTCTTGCTCATGGGTTCGAAGCTCCTTCAGAGACACTCAAACTAACGGAAGCTTTCGGGATCAATGAGGGTGAGTTTGATCAGTTCATCACAGTTTTCAATATTCTCAATGATTCTGGAATGTACCCTAACGTTGATGTGATCGATTACACACTTAATCGGTCAGTTACCTCGGCAGTTACTTCGGTTGAAAAACGTGTCGAAAAACATCGACCTCTGGACTCCAGGGACAGAGAGATTATTCAGGAATACGTGCAAAATCACGCTAATGAAGGCATATATCAGGTTAGCGGCAGGATGGGTGTACTATGGTGGAAAGTAGCATGA
- a CDS encoding ABC transporter ATP-binding protein, producing the protein MTMILDVQQLCVHFPVSSTVVRAVDGVDINIEQSETLAVIGESGSGKSVLGLALLGLLPANCTVNGVIRYHGDDLLTLSETELEMIRGRKIAWVPQNPAGAMNPSMTVGNQIGEPISLHIEKDKNKIRKKVLELLKFIRITPPEERINSYPYSFSGGMLQRSLVAMGISGHPEVLIADEPTKGIDIMNKQAITYLLRALRDEGITLIIITHDLPFAKNLADRIAVMYSGRIVEIRGRQEFFDGPLHPYSRGLLRSLPENGLHPIPSVTGDSEENDGGCKFRFRCASAIEKCRVEPPLIHLLEGSAVRCWLYD; encoded by the coding sequence ATGACCATGATTCTTGATGTTCAACAGTTGTGTGTACATTTTCCCGTTTCAAGCACCGTCGTCCGGGCGGTTGATGGGGTTGACATTAACATCGAACAGTCCGAGACACTTGCAGTTATAGGAGAGAGCGGTAGCGGAAAATCGGTACTGGGTCTGGCGCTACTAGGGCTGCTGCCTGCAAATTGCACTGTAAACGGAGTTATACGATATCATGGGGATGATCTTCTAACCCTTTCTGAAACTGAACTTGAAATGATCCGTGGCAGAAAGATTGCATGGGTTCCTCAGAACCCCGCAGGAGCAATGAATCCTTCGATGACTGTGGGAAACCAGATAGGAGAACCGATCTCTCTCCATATAGAAAAAGACAAAAATAAAATTAGAAAGAAGGTTCTTGAACTCCTTAAATTCATCAGAATAACTCCCCCTGAGGAAAGAATAAACTCCTATCCTTATTCATTCAGTGGCGGAATGCTTCAACGCTCACTTGTAGCTATGGGAATTTCAGGCCATCCGGAAGTGCTTATTGCAGACGAACCTACAAAGGGTATAGACATAATGAATAAGCAGGCTATCACCTACCTTCTTCGAGCTTTACGTGATGAAGGAATTACTCTGATTATCATCACGCACGATCTCCCATTTGCCAAAAACCTCGCGGATAGAATTGCAGTTATGTATTCCGGGAGGATAGTGGAAATAAGAGGGAGGCAGGAATTTTTTGATGGGCCACTGCATCCTTATTCCAGAGGGTTACTTCGTTCGCTCCCTGAAAACGGTCTTCACCCTATACCATCCGTAACAGGAGATTCAGAAGAAAACGATGGAGGCTGTAAATTTCGGTTTCGATGCGCATCTGCAATAGAAAAGTGCAGGGTCGAACCTCCTCTTATTCATCTTCTGGAAGGATCGGCTGTCAGGTGCTGGCTGTATGATTGA
- a CDS encoding ABC transporter ATP-binding protein, producing the protein MIEGRGLTKIFAPNSPGKNRIIAVDDVNIRIEAGETLTLVGESGCGKSTLSRLLLLLTPPTRGEIFFEGQALTRLKGKELRSIRKKLQIVPQQPESSLDPRWTIAYSICEPFRIHPDSLHGRQMDEELKRLLRLVGLEPEQAARYPHQLSGGELQRAVIARAIALEPSLLICDEPTSMLDVSTQASIIHLLKTLQQDLGCALLFITHDQGLAHAIGDRTAVMFAGQIVEEGQGILDRPYHPFTCRITSVSDSGSLPPSEPQGTKIPGSCVYYQFCPEKTEKCLHSPEMLEYGDRWVRCHNFSPA; encoded by the coding sequence ATGATTGAAGGAAGAGGCCTGACCAAGATATTCGCTCCCAATTCCCCAGGAAAAAACAGGATCATCGCTGTTGACGATGTAAATATCAGGATCGAAGCAGGAGAAACCCTTACTCTTGTAGGAGAAAGCGGATGCGGAAAGTCTACTCTCTCAAGACTGCTCCTCTTGCTTACTCCTCCAACACGGGGAGAGATATTCTTTGAGGGTCAGGCTCTTACAAGACTGAAAGGGAAAGAACTCCGCTCTATCCGGAAAAAACTTCAGATTGTGCCTCAACAGCCTGAAAGCTCCCTGGATCCCAGATGGACGATAGCTTACTCAATCTGCGAACCTTTCCGCATACATCCTGATTCGTTACACGGAAGGCAGATGGATGAAGAGCTAAAAAGGCTTCTTAGGCTCGTTGGGCTCGAACCTGAGCAGGCAGCCAGATATCCTCACCAGCTCAGCGGTGGAGAACTGCAACGCGCAGTTATTGCTCGTGCTATCGCACTTGAGCCTTCACTTCTCATATGTGACGAACCGACTTCAATGCTTGATGTTTCCACTCAGGCATCTATTATACACCTCCTGAAAACACTCCAGCAAGACCTCGGATGTGCCCTTCTCTTCATTACTCACGACCAAGGGCTTGCACACGCTATTGGAGACCGGACAGCTGTAATGTTTGCCGGGCAGATAGTAGAAGAGGGACAGGGTATTCTGGATAGGCCATACCACCCATTTACTTGCAGAATCACATCTGTCTCTGATTCCGGTTCCTTACCACCATCTGAACCTCAAGGGACAAAGATTCCAGGTTCATGCGTATATTATCAATTCTGCCCGGAAAAGACAGAAAAATGCCTTCACAGCCCTGAAATGCTGGAATATGGAGATAGATGGGTGCGTTGCCATAACTTTTCACCTGCTTAA
- a CDS encoding ABC transporter substrate-binding protein, whose protein sequence is MKRKEGILFILLALVVLGAGCTDKEQKGDNQTLSISGQWSPTSIDPHISGTVPQRLGYVETLVGVDYEGKIISNLAKSWEVSSDGKKWTFKLREGVLFHDGTPFTAEIMKKSLERSFIQSASTFGKIPVTSIEVPDNLTLVINLNSTFPALPAYLSKGESAALAPGSYDASGNVTKPIGTGPFIFESWKPNEEIVIVKNPDYWGHVASVDKVVYRVIPEVLTRKMLLDSKDIQIAMILSPDVADKYNEKADYTVLEEPIARVRMIAFNTEKEPFSDKKVRQAVNYAIDREAIVNSVLYGYGTTASGLFPPQFYWANKDIAPYTYDVEIAKTLLDEAGWTDSDGDGIRDKNGKPMKITLVTYSERAELPSIAEVIQQQLKKVGIETELKVLNTDAANTQRNKGDFDIYLAGRGLFFVPDPDEIMMTDYHSSGTSIDGWGAYRWHNDTVDQLIEQARTTSDEAARKKLYDEVQSIVVEEAPVAYLNYYVNIDVTTSNIKGYRLHPTECSFDLQNVSIS, encoded by the coding sequence ATGAAACGAAAAGAGGGAATTCTTTTTATTTTGCTGGCTCTCGTTGTCTTGGGAGCAGGTTGTACGGACAAAGAACAAAAAGGAGATAATCAAACATTGTCCATCTCGGGTCAATGGAGTCCCACCTCTATTGATCCTCACATATCGGGGACTGTTCCTCAAAGGCTCGGGTACGTAGAAACTCTTGTAGGAGTTGATTATGAAGGAAAGATTATCTCAAATCTTGCAAAATCATGGGAAGTCTCCAGTGATGGAAAAAAATGGACATTCAAATTGAGAGAGGGCGTTTTATTCCATGATGGGACACCTTTCACAGCCGAAATAATGAAAAAATCTCTTGAAAGGTCCTTTATCCAGTCGGCATCAACATTCGGAAAAATTCCTGTAACGTCGATTGAGGTTCCTGATAACCTAACATTAGTAATCAACCTCAATTCAACTTTCCCTGCACTTCCTGCTTATCTTTCCAAAGGAGAAAGTGCTGCTCTTGCCCCAGGATCTTATGATGCAAGCGGAAACGTCACAAAGCCTATCGGCACAGGGCCTTTTATCTTTGAATCCTGGAAACCGAACGAAGAAATTGTTATCGTCAAGAATCCCGATTACTGGGGACATGTTGCTTCAGTTGATAAAGTGGTATACCGGGTAATTCCTGAAGTACTTACAAGAAAGATGCTCCTTGACAGTAAGGATATTCAAATAGCAATGATTCTTTCGCCTGATGTTGCCGATAAATATAACGAAAAGGCTGATTATACAGTCCTTGAAGAGCCGATCGCTCGTGTAAGGATGATAGCGTTCAATACGGAAAAGGAGCCCTTCAGCGATAAAAAGGTACGTCAGGCTGTTAATTACGCTATAGATCGGGAAGCAATAGTGAATTCTGTTCTTTACGGATACGGAACCACAGCATCAGGACTTTTTCCTCCTCAGTTTTACTGGGCAAACAAGGATATTGCCCCTTATACTTACGACGTGGAGATAGCAAAAACACTCCTTGATGAAGCAGGATGGACCGACTCGGATGGTGATGGGATCCGTGATAAAAACGGCAAGCCTATGAAGATTACATTAGTTACTTATTCTGAAAGAGCAGAACTGCCGTCGATCGCTGAGGTGATCCAGCAGCAGCTTAAGAAAGTAGGCATAGAGACAGAACTTAAGGTCCTCAATACCGATGCCGCAAATACCCAGAGGAATAAAGGAGATTTTGATATTTACCTCGCAGGAAGGGGACTATTTTTCGTACCTGATCCTGATGAGATAATGATGACAGACTATCATTCAAGTGGCACATCAATCGACGGTTGGGGAGCATATCGCTGGCACAACGACACTGTAGATCAGCTGATTGAGCAGGCCCGAACCACTTCCGATGAAGCTGCCAGAAAAAAACTCTATGATGAAGTTCAATCAATTGTTGTCGAAGAAGCGCCGGTTGCGTATCTTAACTACTACGTTAATATCGACGTCACAACTTCGAACATAAAAGGATATCGTCTCCATCCTACAGAGTGCTCTTTCGACCTTCAGAACGTCTCAATTTCCTGA
- a CDS encoding ABC transporter permease, with protein MIRRIILNRLFQMIQVMVGISLITFTVISLSPGDPAEITLRATLGTESPPKEAVAILHKEMGLDDPWYVSYLKWISRVVHGDLGYSYQTKRSTLEEIRHALPTTFYLASLSMLFSAIIAIPLGIAAALRQNGPVDHLCRLTSIVCLSSPEYFIAIVFMLIGGIYLDIFPVAGTGGIEYFILPSLTLSIGLTAITMRIMRTSMIETLEQDYIRTARAKGLSRRKIVQRHALKNALLPVIIYMGTQFGWIFGGAVTIETIFALPGLGMLLVNSVSSMDIMVMQGCMLTFAVIIVLINLFVDLAQLYLDPSVRAQGE; from the coding sequence ATGATACGTAGAATTATACTGAACCGTCTGTTTCAAATGATACAGGTTATGGTAGGGATATCTCTCATCACTTTTACAGTAATTTCCCTTTCTCCCGGAGATCCAGCTGAAATTACGCTCAGGGCTACCCTTGGTACCGAAAGTCCACCTAAAGAGGCAGTAGCCATACTTCATAAAGAGATGGGGCTTGACGACCCCTGGTATGTCAGCTATCTAAAATGGATTTCAAGGGTTGTGCATGGAGACCTGGGATATTCCTATCAGACAAAAAGGAGCACTCTTGAAGAGATCAGGCATGCTCTGCCCACGACCTTCTATCTCGCCTCTCTTTCAATGTTATTCTCGGCTATCATAGCTATCCCTCTTGGAATTGCAGCAGCTCTGAGGCAGAACGGGCCTGTAGATCATCTCTGCAGGCTTACTTCAATAGTCTGCCTATCGAGCCCTGAATATTTTATTGCTATAGTTTTTATGCTCATCGGAGGCATCTATCTAGACATCTTTCCGGTTGCAGGAACAGGAGGAATAGAATACTTTATCCTTCCATCCCTGACTCTCTCTATTGGTCTTACTGCAATTACAATGCGTATCATGAGGACAAGCATGATTGAAACGCTTGAGCAGGATTATATAAGGACAGCACGTGCAAAGGGGCTCAGCCGCAGAAAAATTGTTCAACGACATGCTCTAAAGAATGCACTTCTTCCTGTCATTATATATATGGGAACCCAGTTCGGATGGATTTTCGGAGGGGCAGTTACTATTGAAACTATTTTTGCACTTCCAGGACTTGGGATGCTTCTTGTTAACTCTGTTTCTTCAATGGACATCATGGTGATGCAGGGATGTATGCTTACCTTCGCGGTGATCATAGTGCTTATTAATCTCTTTGTCGACCTAGCCCAGCTTTATCTTGACCCATCAGTCCGGGCTCAGGGAGAATAA
- a CDS encoding ABC transporter permease: MEHSYFDEKLAVSEMKRVWGVLRSNITLTIGVLLFILISMMAVTASAISPHDPAEMHLEEKLSPPSASFPLGTDHFGRCIFSRILYGAQTSFFIAVISTLIIVPAGIIIGMYAGYFSRCDAFLMRLADIFLAFPSIVLSIAIVGVVGPSPAGIILSLSIPGWAKYARLIRGSTLSLKNSGFVEAARAIGASDKYILFHHILPNSYGPIIEIATLGLGSKIISISGLGFLGLGIQPPTPELGTILKDGLVYLQTAPMMALSSGGMIMLFVLAVNLIGSELRSITDPRSDTIEF; the protein is encoded by the coding sequence ATGGAACACTCATACTTTGACGAAAAACTGGCAGTTTCCGAAATGAAAAGAGTATGGGGAGTTTTGCGGAGCAATATAACGCTTACAATAGGAGTTCTGCTGTTTATTCTTATCTCCATGATGGCTGTAACGGCTTCGGCGATTTCCCCGCATGACCCTGCAGAGATGCATCTTGAAGAAAAGTTATCTCCTCCATCGGCATCTTTTCCTCTTGGGACGGACCATTTTGGAAGGTGTATTTTCAGCCGTATATTATATGGTGCACAGACTTCATTCTTCATTGCGGTTATTTCAACTCTAATTATCGTGCCTGCAGGAATTATCATAGGAATGTATGCAGGTTATTTCAGTAGGTGTGATGCTTTCTTGATGCGATTGGCAGATATCTTTCTTGCCTTCCCCAGTATAGTTCTTTCAATTGCGATTGTGGGAGTTGTAGGCCCAAGTCCTGCAGGAATTATTCTATCTCTTTCCATTCCTGGCTGGGCAAAATATGCACGATTAATCCGGGGATCCACTCTCTCACTGAAAAATAGCGGATTCGTCGAGGCAGCCAGGGCAATTGGAGCATCTGATAAATACATTCTTTTCCACCATATTCTTCCCAACAGTTATGGACCTATTATTGAGATTGCAACTCTTGGGTTAGGATCCAAGATTATTTCAATTTCCGGTCTTGGATTTTTAGGGCTTGGAATTCAGCCTCCTACCCCGGAACTGGGAACAATCCTGAAAGATGGACTTGTATATCTTCAGACTGCTCCTATGATGGCTTTATCTTCAGGAGGCATGATCATGCTGTTTGTTCTTGCGGTAAATCTCATCGGTTCCGAACTGAGATCGATTACTGATCCCCGGTCTGATACGATAGAATTTTAA